From Mustela erminea isolate mMusErm1 chromosome 1, mMusErm1.Pri, whole genome shotgun sequence, a single genomic window includes:
- the LOC116592760 gene encoding nascent polypeptide-associated complex subunit alpha, muscle-specific form-like yields MRRPHRITELSRVSGRRFGPEMTDGQLHSWRSLPEKPACVRSALSTTPKRPLGWGRKNSGAVRRFFPKTRGFAAQDIHCQAGALRRAATVRVPLDGVRWTEAPRGRPCPRQGARAGARTAPPRRAPADPGCSGGLARIAAAGVRLPTVPPRNRRAVPASPGGPPGSLSPPSPPPWPYRSRNLSEFPVSPHLGREPSSRRSSGNTPGLQRFSRNKETGRQLCPCSPKENAHPCSPAPGRRRPVVQQPTVAEAPTPRHPLLRPVSQRLEAKGARAARSQRGGRGASERRTKGSQEGRSLQPHRGPFARPSPESPAGVKDAPAARTPRTPGLPSSRCHPARGALDLSSGAQTFLLRPGPARQTRTENRPRARLTRGAPWPGALRLLPSSSAASASPSSLVFLGPARSPRRSPALA; encoded by the exons ATGCGGCGACCCCACAGGATCACAGAGCTCTCCCGGGTGTCCGGCCGCAGGTTTGGGCCGGAGATGACCGACGGCCAGCTGCACTCCTGGCGCTCCCTTCCTGAGAAGCCCGCGTGTGTCCGGAGTGCCCTGTCGACC ACACCCAAGCGCCCTCTGGGCTGGGGACGGAAGAACTCTGGAGCCGTAAGGCGATTCTTCCCCAAGACCCGTGGGTTCGCCGCCCAAGACATCCACTGCCAGGCTGGTGCGCTCCGCCGCGCGGCCACCGTCCGAGTCCCGCTGGACGGCGTGCGTTGGACGGAAGCGCCCAGGGGCCGGCCTTGTCCCCGGCAGGGAGCGCGCGCGGGGGCCAGGACCGCTCCTCCCCGCCGGGCTCCTGCGGACCCCGGGTGCTCAGGCGGCCTGGCTCGGATCGCCGCCGCCGGGGTCCGGCTGCCGACAGTTCCTCCCCGGAACCGCCGAGCCGTTCCGGCCTCGCCAGGGGGCCCACCCGGGAGCCTTTCCCCGCCGTCCCCGCCGCCCTGGCCGTATCGCTCCCGGAATCTCAGCGAGTTTCCAGTTTCTCCCCACCTCGGGAGGGAACCAAGCAGCAGAAGGAGTTCAGGTAACACTCCGGGGCTGCAGAGATTTTCCCGAAACAAAGAAACGGGTAGACAACTCTGTCCTTGTTCCCCAAAAGAAAACGCgcacccctgctccccagctccGGGCCGCAGAAGGCCGGTGGTCCAGCAGCCGACTGTGGCCGAGGCGCCGACCCCGAGGCACCCACTACTCCGACCAGTGAGCCAGAGACTCGAAGCAAAAGGTGCCCGGGCCGCGCGCAGCCAACGCGGTGGCCGGGGGGCCTCCGAACGGCGCACCAAGGGATCCCAGGAGGGTCGCAGCCTCCAGCCCCACCGAGGGCCCTTTGCCCGGCCCAGCCCGGAGAGTCCCGCCGGTGTTAAGGACGCACCTGCCGCGCGCACGCCGCGCACACCTGGCCTCCCGTCCAGTCGCTGCCACCCAGCACGGGGGGCGCTTGACTTGTCTTCCGGCGCCCAGACCTTCCTTTTGCGCCCGGGGCCCGCACGCCAGACTCGCACAGAGAACCGGCCGCGCGCGCGACTTACCCGCGGGGCTCCCTGGCCGGGCGCTCTCCGCCTCTTGCCTTCCTCCTCCGCCGCCTCCGCCTCCCCCTCCTCGCTCGTCTTCCTCGGCCCGGCGCGGAGTCCCCGACGCTCCCCGGCGCTCGCTTAA